The following are from one region of the Rhipicephalus microplus isolate Deutch F79 chromosome 1, USDA_Rmic, whole genome shotgun sequence genome:
- the PIG-G gene encoding phosphatidylinositol glycan anchor biosynthesis class G produces MYAKQWCILWFVAVTYVIGLTLFGCGFLGVVKKPAGHSSAEDVSYPYKICGVSEAAKPATAVAPKPKLKLVFVLIDALRFDFVASRPDSMPFVTSLLRSNEALLYRCQGYSPTVTLPRIKTLLTGTVPGFGDVALNLNAAAIGEDNWVYQARTAGLRVAFYGDDTWLRILPGHFNRHDGTTSFFVSDYTEVDHNVSRHVPAEMEAHDWDVLILHYLGLDHIGHSHGPSSPLVDRKLTEMDDILSVIHRSLSERTDENYLILVTGDHGMTTAGNHGGSSELEVITPLILIPTRGWTLDRWQTTVPQTVAQVDVTPTLSLLIGLPIPKGSFGIAVPAVLAAANYTTSEQLYLLQYNLQQLLSVYVAEFGSSDKLFALAKEALCTFLDVSHSIQTSTKQEAAVRQSLLLNIMSDIQSALLSASTVVDMTLVGTGVSVSLKGSLTLFMLMLSVVQGYGHRIPQIRQTAFVLSAMFAFFEYSTLCAFFPSSQSCSNGTWSGLLSLLSATVTALATSFFFWPFYRLETPEFLHIFILSCTVLHGISFVSSSFIEEEHLTWYFMTTTVVLILCFYYSRLSAHSPLLTFRKGLGIMALLRVLRSWNSTGDKWAHVPDVADWLGDSSNRHVLAFLIFVGIVAVILTTVRQGKPLSSFLLYLALLDLCLYKMKLIYYGDAQGVENFYWYLPLLVVFGMLQQYRSGNVCDFPTAVIQSWMLLCLLLHVPQNVPMFALVIVLENAVNDLLCELPLTASYRALLYLWFGMCCHFYQGNSNKLSTISVSAGYVGVSSYNPFLVGFLMVSHTYSSLIFWLLMFWKRFTQPQDQELKRGHGRTRLLVCCTFLLAKFSVTAWYLALMVIQRYHLFVLTVFSPKLIYEVAHAIVVLLIVLIASVLFC; encoded by the coding sequence ATGTACGCCAAGCAGTGGTGCATTCTCTGGTTCGTAGCTGTCACCTACGTAATCGGGCTGACACTTTTCGGGTGCGGATTCTTAGGTGTTGTCAAGAAACCTGCGGGGCACTCGTCCGCAGAGGATGTAAGTTATCCTTATAAGATATGTGGAGTGTCCGAGGCAGCCAAGCCAGCGACAGCTGTCGCCCCTAAACCAAAACTGAAGTTGGTGTTTGTTCTAATCGACGCACTCCGGTTCGACTTCGTCGCATCGCGCCCAGACTCTATGCCTTTCGTCACTTCCTTGCTGCGAAGTAACGAAGCCCTACTGTACCGCTGTCAGGGTTACTCGCCTACTGTGACGCTGCCGCGCATTAAGACGCTGCTGACTGGCACGGTGCCGGGCTTCGGGGACGTCGCGCTCAACCTGAATGCAGCTGCCATCGGAGAAGACAACTGGGTGTACCAGGCGCGAACCGCAGGTCTTCGTGTCGCCTTTTACGGCGACGACACCTGGCTAAGGATACTGCCAGGTCACTTCAATCGTCACGACGGCACAACGTCTTTCTTCGTCTCGGACTACACCGAGGTCGACCACAATGTGTCCCGGCACGTGCCAGCAGAGATGGAGGCTCACGACTGGGATGTCCTGATTCTGCATTATTTGGGGCTGGACCACATCGGCCACTCCCATGGCCCGTCGTCACCACTCGTCGATCGCAAGCTCACCGAGATGGATGACATTCTGTCTGTGATACATCGTTCACTAAGTGAGAGAACAGATGAGAACTACCTGATCTTGGTTACGGGAGACCACGGCATGACCACAGCTGGAAACCATGGTGGTAGCTCCGAACTTGAAGTCATTACTCCACTTATACTGATCCCGACGCGCGGATGGACACTTGACCGCTGGCAGACGACAGTGCCGCAAACAGTGGCTCAGGTCGACGTCACCCCTACACTCAGCCTTCTCATAGGTCTTCCTATTCCAAAGGGCAGCTTTGGTATTGCTGTACCAGCTGTCCTTGCTGCTGCTAACTACACAACTTCAGAGCAGCTGTATCTCCTACAGTACAATCTGCAGCAGTTGCTTTCTGTGTATGTAGCAGAGTTCGGAAGCAGTGACAAGCTTTTTGCACTGGCTAAAGAAGCCCTGTGCACATTCCTTGATGTTTCACACAGCATCCAGACTAGCACCAAGCAAGAAGCTGCAGTGAGACAATCACTACTTCTGAACATTATGTCTGACATTCAGAGTGCCCTTTTAAGTGCCAGTACAGTAGTTGATATGACGCTTGTGGGAACTGGTGTGTCAGTCTCACTGAAAGGTTCCCTAACATTATTTATGTTGATGTTGTCTGTAGTTCAGGGTTATGGCCATCGTATTCCCCAAATTCGCCAGACCGCTTTTGTGCTAAGTGCTATGTTCGCCTTCTTCGAGTACTCCACATTGTGTGCCTTCTTCCCATCTAGTCAGAGCTGTAGCAATGGTACCTGGTCAGGCCTCCTATCACTGCTCTCTGCCACAGTTACAGCCCTCGCTACTTCCTTCTTCTTCTGGCCCTTTTACCGCCTCGAAACACCAGAGTTCCTTCACATCTTCATTCTTTCGTGCACGGTCCTTCATGGAATCAGCTTTGTGTCTTCCAGTTTTATCGAGGAAGAACACCTTACATGGTACTTCATGACAACGACTGTTGTGTTGATTCTATGCTTCTACTACTCTCGTCTCAGTGCACACAGCCCTCTGCTAACTTTCAGGAAGGGCCTTGGCATTATGGCTCTTCTCAGGGTGCTTCGCTCGTGGAACAGCACAGGCGACAAGTGGGCCCACGTTCCTGATGTAGCCGACTGGCTTGGCGATAGCAGTAATCGGCATGTGCTGGCATTTCTAATTTTTGTGGGTATCGTTGCAGTCATCTTAACCACTGTGCGCCAGGGAAAACCGTTGTCTTCGTTCCTCCTCTACCTCGCGCTCTTAGACCTGTGCCTATACAAGATGAAGCTTATATATTACGGTGACGCCCAAGGTGTTGAAAACTTCTACTGGTACCTGCCCCTCTTGGTAGTATTTGGCATGTTACAGCAGTACCGCTCGGGCAACGTTTGTGACTTTCCGACAGCTGTGATTCAGTCATGGATGCTACTCTGCCTGCTCCTCCATGTGCCTCAGAATGTCCCCATGTTTGCACTTGTCATTGTCCTGGAGAATGCTGTTAATGATTTGCTGTGCGAGCTTCCTCTGACTGCATCCTACCGAGCACTTCTGTACCTCTGGTTCGGTATGTGCTGTCACTTTTATCAGGGCAATTCCAACAAGCTGTCAACCATTAGCGTTTCAGCTGGCTATGTTGGCGTGAGTAGTTACAATCCTTTTCTGGTTGGTTTCCTGATGGTGTCTCACACGTACAGTAGCCTCATCTTCTGGTTGCTTATGTTCTGGAAGCGATTCACCCAGCCCCAAGACCAAGAGCTTAAGAGGGGCCACGGCAGGACACGGCTGCTAGTGTGTTGCACGTTCTTGTTGGCAAAGTTTTCGGTCACCGCCTGGTACTTGGCACTGATGGTGATCCAGAGGTATCATCTTTTCGTGCTGACTGTATTCAGCCCAAAGCTCATATATGAAGTGGCACATGCGATAGTGGTTTTGCTTATTGTTCTTATTGCCAGTGTGCTGTTTTGTTGA